A stretch of DNA from Mesorhizobium onobrychidis:
GCTCGCCGTTTTTTCAGGGTCCGGGCCAACCAGACGGTTCCGTGCTCGTCGCAGAGCATGTCGAACAGGACGATGTGCGCCGGGGTTTCGGCGGACAGCTTGCGGATCCTGCTCTCGGCGGGATGAAGCCGCATCTGGAGCGCGTCGAACGAAAACTTGCCGTCGATCGAGATGACGATTTCACCGTCGACGACAAAACGGCGCGACGGTAGTTCCTTCAACGTCGCGACGAGTTCGGGAAAATAGCGTCCGAGCGGCTTGCCTGACTTTGCGCGCAACTCCACCGCGTCATCCTGCCGGAATGCCAGGCAGCGAAAACCATCCCATTTGCGCTCGTATTGCCATCCGTCTCCTTCGGGAATCGCATCGGCCGCCTTGGCCTCCATCGGAGGCGTATCGAGCGGCAGGAGGAAATCGCGGGTCATCGGCGGGTGCTGTCGAGAGCAGGATCGCGGGGTATGACCTTCATTGTGCTGCCCTTGTCCCCCAGCCCAGCCTGCTCCCAGGCGCTTATTTCCGCTTTCCGGCCTCCGAGCCGATGCTCTTGCGCAACGCATCCATGATGTTGATCACGTTGCTGGGCGGTTGCTCGGCCTTGGCCTTTGCCTTTGCCGGACCCTTCTTGCCCTTCTTCTTCGAGGCAATGATCTCCAGCAGCCGCGCCTGGACGGGATCTCCGGTCATGGCGGGATCCCACTGCCTGGTCCGCTCATCGATCAAGGTCGAGACCATGTCCATCAGTTTCGGGTCGGGTTTGGCGTCTTCGATCTTGCCGAAATAATCCTCGGGATCGCGAACCTCGTCACCATAGCGCAGTGTCCACAGCACGATGCCCTTGCCTCGCGGTTCAAGCATGACGGCGCGCTCGCGGCGATACATGACCAGTCGCGATATTCCAACAGTCCCTGTCGACTGCATGGCATCGCGAATGACCGAGAATGCCTCCTCCCCGACCGGATCGTCAGGAGTGAGGTAATGGGGCTTGTCGTACCAGATCCAGCCGATGCTGTCGGCATCGACAAACATGTCGATGTCGATTGTACGGGTGCTCTCCAGCGCGACTGCGTCGATCTCATCGTCCTCGAGCAGGACGTATTCGTCCTCGCCGCGCTGATACCCCTTCACCTCGTCGTCTTCAGCAACGGGCTTGCCGCTGACGGCATCGACATATTGGCTGACGACCCGATGCCCGCTCTTACGATTGAGCGTGTGGAACCGGACCTTTTCGCTCTCGGTGGTAGCCGGTGTCATCGCGACCGGACAGGTCACGAGCGAAAGCTTCAGATAGCCTTTCCAGAAAGGACGTGGCGCCATCGAGGACCCCCGGCAGGAGTAAAACAGTCGAACGCGCCAGGGTGATCGATTGTTCCAGCAGCGTTTTTTTCGCGCGCCCAAGGCTCGCCAGCAGGAATCCATCATTTTTCCGGTTCGAGACGGAACCGATGGGCGCAAGCGCAGTTCGGGACAAACAAACAGCCCGGCGGCAGCAAGGACCTAATCGCTAGCGTTGGCGATAGCCCACGGGATAACCCTTTGCCGGAGAGCATCTGGGCCCAGAACCGGGTTCTCAGTCGCATCGTTCGCCAATTTTTACCAAGGGTCGATGAAACAATTTGCCTCCGATCGCCGTTTCGCCAGCAAGGTGAATTTGGGCGAGGAGGAGGCCTGCTACGCACCGATGCCAGGCCCGTCCTTGGAAAGGTGAAGACAATGATCTTTGACGCGCCGAGATTCAGGGATCGAACGGATGCGGGGCGCCAGCTTGCCGCCGCCCTGACCGGGTTCGCGGCAACCGATCCTCTGGTGCTGGCGCTGCCGCGCGGCGGAGTGCCGGTCGGCTTCGAAGTGGCGAAGGCACTCCGTGCCCGGCTCGACGTGCTGCTTGTGCGCAAGATCGGCGCACCGGGCCATCCCGAATATGGCATCGGCGCGGTCGTCGACGGGGAAAATCCGCAGCTCGTCCTCAACGAGGAGGCGATGGCTTTGGTCCAACCGTCAGACGATTACGTCGAGGCAGAGAAACGGCGGCAACTGCTCGAAATCGAACGCCGCAGAAACCTCTATCTCGGCAGCAGGCCTGCGGCTTCGGTCCTGGGCCGGACCGTCATCGTCGTCGATGACGGCATTGCCACCGGAGGCACGGTCAGGGTGGCGCTCAAGGCGCTAAGGAAGGATCGCGCCGCGCATGTCGTCTTGGCCGTTCCGGTCGCACCCCGGGATACGCTCGACCTGATAAAAGCCGATGTGGACGAAGTGGTCTGTCTCGCCACGCCAGAGCCGTTTGTTGCGGTGGGCCGATATTATGAGGATTTCGCGCAGACCACGGACGCGGAGGTGATCCGGCTGCTGCATGAGGCAGAACAGTTCGAGAGAAAATCGTCGATGCGATCTGCCGGTTAACTCATCGCAGGACAGATCCTTTCTCGAAGATGCACAACAGAGCCTACAGCGCTGGCGCAGGATGATGGCCGAGGCGGAAAGCCGGGACGACGTGCCGCTCAAGCCGCAGCGTGTCGTCAAGGCATTCGGCGACCGAATGCCGGCCAATGCGATCCTGGCTAGCGATTCCGGTCAGAACACCGAACTTGCCGCCCGTCATATCGATATCAAGGCAGGACAGGATTTCGCCGTCTCCGGCTCGCTGGCAGCGATGGCCTGCGGGCTGCCCTATGCGATTGCCGGCGGGATCGCCTTTCCGGGCCGGCCGGTTTTCGCGGTGGTGGGCGATGGCGGGCTCGCGATGCAGCTTGGCGAATTCTCGACGGCCGTGCGTTACAAGATTCCGCTCAAGCTTCTGGTGATCAAGAACAACATGCTCAACCAGATCGCCTGGGAGCAGATGATGTTCCTCGGCAACCCGCAATTTGCCTGCGAACTCCAGCCGATCGATTTCGCTTTGGCAGCTGAAGCTATGGGAGGCATCGGCTACAGCGTCACCCGGCCTGAGGACGTCGACGGGGTCCTTGACGCCGCTTTTGCCGCGGAAGGTCCGGTGATCATAGAGGCGGTCGTCGACGCGTATGAACCTATGCTGCCGCCGCGCATGCCGGACGAATATCGCAAGAACATGCGCATAGCGCTGCGGGAAACGCCGGGCCGTAAGGAGATCGAAGCAAACCTGGCTCGGGAGCCGCTGAAGACGATGATGGGCTGACGGTGCTGCCTGACGACGAGGCCGCTGACCTGCAGGTTCCCTGGCCGGTCACTTCTTGACGTAGGCGCCTGGCTGGCGGCCGCTCTTCGGTGCCTTGGCATCCTTGGAACGCTCGGCGATCGAAGGACCGGCGCCGGTTGTCTTTTCTGTCGCGGCACTGGGCGTGGCCTGTCTAGGCGGGTCCTGCCCTTCGGACTGACGGGTTTTGTCCTCCCCTCCTCCTTTGACCGGGTCAGGCCCATCCCGCCGGCAGGCTTCTT
This window harbors:
- the ku gene encoding non-homologous end joining protein Ku; amino-acid sequence: MAPRPFWKGYLKLSLVTCPVAMTPATTESEKVRFHTLNRKSGHRVVSQYVDAVSGKPVAEDDEVKGYQRGEDEYVLLEDDEIDAVALESTRTIDIDMFVDADSIGWIWYDKPHYLTPDDPVGEEAFSVIRDAMQSTGTVGISRLVMYRRERAVMLEPRGKGIVLWTLRYGDEVRDPEDYFGKIEDAKPDPKLMDMVSTLIDERTRQWDPAMTGDPVQARLLEIIASKKKGKKGPAKAKAKAEQPPSNVINIMDALRKSIGSEAGKRK
- a CDS encoding phosphoribosyltransferase; translated protein: MIFDAPRFRDRTDAGRQLAAALTGFAATDPLVLALPRGGVPVGFEVAKALRARLDVLLVRKIGAPGHPEYGIGAVVDGENPQLVLNEEAMALVQPSDDYVEAEKRRQLLEIERRRNLYLGSRPAASVLGRTVIVVDDGIATGGTVRVALKALRKDRAAHVVLAVPVAPRDTLDLIKADVDEVVCLATPEPFVAVGRYYEDFAQTTDAEVIRLLHEAEQFERKSSMRSAG